A genomic stretch from Cloacibacterium caeni includes:
- a CDS encoding tryptophanase, producing MKLPYAEPFRIKMVEEISQSTREQREIWLQEAHYNLFNLKSSQVFIDLLTDSGTGAMSDKQWGELMMGDESYAGSRSFEKLQKQVEKLTGFQFLLPVHQGRAAENVLFSTMIKENDIIPGNSHFDTTKGHIEFRKAHAVDCTIDEAFDIENLHPFKGNLDIQKLEKVYQSYPKEQIPFCLITITCNTSGGQPVSLENIKAVKNLSDQYGIPVIFDAARFAENAYFIKQREENYKNWSIKEICKEMFSYGIGMTMSSKKDGLVNIGGFIALNDEEIFRKASNFTIIYEGFITYGGMAGRDMAALAQGLDEATEFPYLESRISQVELLGNLLIEYGIPVQKPIGGHAVFLDALKFLPNIKREEFPAQTLALEIYKEAGIRGVEIGAILADRDPETRENRYPKLELVRLALPRRTYTDNHIRYIAAALKNVFDRRDEITKGYKITWESEILRHFTVELEQA from the coding sequence ATGAAACTTCCTTACGCAGAACCCTTCCGCATAAAAATGGTGGAAGAAATTTCGCAATCTACACGCGAACAAAGAGAAATTTGGCTTCAAGAAGCACATTATAATTTATTTAATTTAAAATCTTCTCAGGTTTTTATCGATTTGCTTACCGATTCAGGAACGGGAGCAATGAGTGACAAACAATGGGGAGAACTTATGATGGGAGATGAATCTTATGCAGGTTCTCGCTCTTTCGAAAAACTCCAAAAACAAGTTGAAAAATTAACAGGATTTCAGTTTCTTTTACCAGTTCATCAAGGTAGAGCTGCAGAAAATGTGCTTTTTTCTACGATGATTAAAGAAAATGACATCATTCCCGGAAATTCTCATTTTGACACGACTAAAGGACATATAGAATTCAGAAAAGCTCATGCCGTAGATTGTACTATTGATGAGGCTTTTGATATAGAAAATCTTCATCCTTTCAAAGGAAATTTAGATATTCAGAAATTAGAAAAAGTTTATCAGTCTTATCCAAAAGAACAAATTCCGTTTTGTTTAATTACCATTACTTGTAATACTTCTGGAGGACAGCCTGTTTCTTTGGAAAATATAAAAGCGGTTAAAAATCTTTCGGATCAATACGGAATTCCAGTGATTTTTGACGCTGCGAGATTTGCCGAAAATGCTTATTTCATTAAGCAAAGAGAAGAAAATTACAAAAATTGGAGCATCAAAGAAATCTGTAAAGAAATGTTTTCTTACGGAATTGGGATGACCATGAGTTCTAAAAAAGATGGTTTGGTAAATATTGGTGGTTTTATCGCTTTAAATGACGAAGAAATTTTCAGAAAAGCGTCTAATTTCACCATTATTTATGAAGGTTTTATCACTTACGGAGGAATGGCAGGAAGAGATATGGCTGCACTTGCGCAAGGTTTAGACGAAGCCACTGAATTTCCATATTTGGAAAGCAGAATTTCTCAAGTAGAACTTTTGGGAAATCTCTTGATAGAATACGGAATTCCTGTTCAGAAACCAATTGGCGGTCACGCTGTTTTCTTAGACGCGCTTAAATTTCTACCAAATATAAAAAGAGAAGAATTTCCTGCGCAAACATTGGCTTTAGAAATCTATAAAGAAGCGGGAATTAGAGGGGTGGAAATAGGAGCTATTTTGGCAGATAGAGATCCAGAAACCAGAGAAAATCGTTATCCGAAACTGGAATTGGTGAGATTGGCATTGCCAAGAAGAACTTATACGGATAATCATATTCGCTATATTGCAGCAGCGCTTAAAAATGTTTTTGACCGAAGAGATGAAATTACAAAAGGTTATAAAATCACTTGGGAATCAGAGATTTTAAGACATTTTACAGTAGAGCTAGAACAAGCATAA